The region CCGGATCGTGGAGAGCCGGTGGGCGATCACGAACGACGTCCGCCCGTGCGCGAGCTTCGCCATCGCCTTCTGGATCAGCACCTCCGTACGGGTGTCGACGGAACTGGTCGCCTCGTCGAGGACGAGGATCACCGGGTCGGACAGGAACGCCCGCGCGATGGTGATCAGCTGCTTCTCGCCCGCGCTGACCCCCGTACCCTCGTCGTCGATGACGGTGTCGTAGCCATCCGGGAGCGTACGGATGAAACGGTCCGCGTGCGCGGCCCGCGCCGCCTCCTCGATCTCCCCGCGTGTGACCTCCCGCGAGGCCCCGTACGCGATGTTCTCCGCGATCGTGCCGCCGAACAGCCAGGTGTCCTGGAGCACCATCCCGATCCCGGCCCGGAGTTCGTCCCGGGACATGGACGCGATGTCGACCCCGTCGAGGGTGATCCGGCCGCCGGTGACGTCATAGAACCGCATCAGGAGGTTCACCAGCGTGGTCTTGCCGGCGCCGGTCGGGCCGACGATCGCCACCGTGTGGCCCGGTTCGACCTTCAGCGACAGGTCCTCGATGAGCGGCTTCTCGGGGTCGTAGCGGAAGGACACGTGCTCCAGCGCCACCCGTCCGCGCAGCTCGTCGGGGCGCGCCGCCGGCACCGGGTCGGCCTCCTGCTCCTCCGCGTCGAGGAGCTCGAAGATGCGCTCCGCCGACGCGACACCGGACTGCACGAGGTTCGCCATCGAGGCGACCTGCGTCAGCGGCATCGAGAACTGGCGGGAGTACTGGATGAAGGCCTGGACGTCGCCGATCGACAGCGAGCCGGACGCGACGCGCAGACCGCCGACGACCGCCACCAGCACGTAGTTCAGGTTCGACACGAACATCATCAGCGGCTGCATGACCCCGCTGTTGAACTGCGCCTTGAATCCGGCCTCGTACAACTTCTCGTTCTGCTCGGCGAACTGCGCCGCCGACTCCTCCTGCCGCCCGAACACCTTCACCAGCGTGTGCCCGGTGTACATCTCCTCGATGTGGGCGTTGAGCTTGCCGGTGGTGCGCCACTGCTGCACGAAGTGCGGCTGCGAGCGCTTGCCGATGCGCGTGGCGACGAAGAAGGAGAGCGGGACCGTGACGAGCGCGACCAGCGCGAGCAGCCACGACACCCAGAACATCATCGCGAGCACGCCGATGATGGTCAGCAGGGAGTTCACCAGCTGGCCCATCGACTGCTGCAGGGTCTGCTGGATGTTGTCGATGTCGTTCGTGGCGCGGCTGAGCACCTCACCGCGCTGGCGCTTGTCGAAGTACGACAGCGGCAGCCGCGAGAGCTTCGCCTGCAGGTCCTCGCGCATGTGGTAGACGGTCTTGTTGACGGCCCGGTTCACCAGGCGCGTCGCCACCGCCATCAGCAGGCCGGCCAGCAGGAACGTACAGAGCGCGAGCAGCAGTACGTTTCCGACGGCACTGAAGTCGATGCCCTTGCCGGGGGTGAAGTCCGTCCCGGCGAGCATGTCGGCCATGCCGCCCTCGCCGCGCTTACGCATCGAGGCGAGGACCTCGGCCTTGGTGGCGCCGGCCGGCATCTGCCGCCCGATGATCCCCGCGAAGACCAGGTCGGTGGCCTTGCCGAGGATCTTGGGTCCGACCACCGAGAGCCCCACGCTCAGGACGACGGCGACCAGCATCCCGTACATGGTGACGCGCTCGGGTTTGAACTGGGCCAGGAGCCTCCTCCCGGACACCTTGAAATCCATCGAGCGCTGATCGGGGCCGCCCCCGGCCATCATGCGTCCCATGGGCCCGGCCATCAGGCGGCCTCCGCTTCCGTCAGCTGGGAGAGCACGATCTCCCGATAGGTCTCGTTGTCGGCCATGAGCTCGTGGTGACGCCCCGTGCCCACCACCCGGCCCTCGTCGAGGACCACGATCCGGTCGGCGTCCCTGATGGTCGACACCCGCTGGGCGACGATCACCACGGTCGCCTCGGCGGTCTCCTGGGAGAGCGCCGCGCGCAGCGCCGCGTCGGTCGCGTAGTCGAGCGCGGAGAAGGAGTCGTCGAAGAGGTAGATCTCGGGGCTCTGTACGAGGGTGCGGGCGATGGCGAGGCGCTGGCGCTGGCCGCCGGAGACGTTGGTGCCGCCCTGTGCGATCGGCGAGTCCAGGCCGTTCTCCAGCCGCTCCACGAAGCCCTTGGCCTGCGCCACCTCCAGCGCGTGCCACAGCTCCTCGTCGGTCGCGTCCGGATTGCCGTACCGGAGGTTCGTGGCGACCGTCCCCGCGAAGAGGTACGGCTTCTGGGGGACGAGTCCGACCGTCCTGGCGAGCAGCTTCGGCTCGACGGTCGCCACGTCCACGCCGTCGACGAGGACTTCTCCGTCGGTGGCGTCGAACAGCCGGGGTACGAGCCCGAGCAGCGTCGACTTGCCGCTGCCCGTCGACCCGATCACGGCGGTCGTCTCACCCGGCCGCGCCACCAAGTCGATGGACTTCAGGACGGGCTCCTCGGCACCCGGGTAGCGGAAGCCTGCGCCGCGGATCTCCAGGTGGCCGTGGCGCCGCAGCTCCACGACGGGCGCGCTCGGCGGCACGACGCTCGACGAGGTGTCCAGGACCTCTTCGATGCGCTCGGCGCAGACCTCCGCGCGCGGCACCATCATGAACATGAAGGTGGCCATCATCACGGACATCACGATCTGCATGAGGTAGGCGAGGAACGCGGTCAGGTCGCCGATCTGCATGCCGCCGCTGGCTATGCGGTGGGCGCCGAACCAGACCACGGCGATCGACGAGAGGTTCACGACGGTCATGACCATCGGGAACATCAGGGCGAGCATCCGGCCGGTACCGAGGGACACCTCGGTCAGCTGGGCGTTGGCGGACTCGAAGCGGTCCTTCTCGTAGTCGTCCCGGACGAAGGCGCGGATGACGCGGTTGCCGGTGATCTGCTCGCGCAGCACCCGGTTCACGGTGTCCAGACGCACCTGCATGGTCCTGAACAGCGGGCGCAGCCGGCGCACGATCAGGGTCACTCCGATGCCGAGCACCGGCACCACGGCGACCAGGACCGCGGAGAGCGGCACGTCCAGGCCGAGGGCCAGCACGATGCCGCCCACACACATGATCGGCGCCGACACCAGCAGGGTGAACGTCATCAGGGTGAGCATCTGCACCTGCTGGACGTCATTGGTGGTGCGGGTGATCAGTGAGGGGGCCCCGAAGTGGCCCACCTCGCGTGCGGAGAAGGACTGCACCCGGTCGAAGACGGCGGCCCGGATGTCCCGGCCGACGGAGGACGCCGTACGGGCGCCGTAGTAGACGGCGCCGATGTTGCAGACGACCTGGACCAGCGAGATCCCGATCATCAGGGCCCCGAAGGACAGGATGTAACCCGTGTCTCCCTTGACGACACCGTTGTCAATGATGTGTGCGTTCAGGGTCGGCAGGTACAGGGTTGCGCAGGTCTGCAGGAACTGCAGCAGCACGAGGAGAGCGATGGGTTTCTTGTACGGACTGAGGTAGGTCCGAAGGAGTCGTATGAGCACGCGGCTTCTCTCGGAGTCGTCGACGACAGTGCGGTCGGTGGTGCACCACCCCCTATCGTCGGACACTCCACCCGCGTTACCTCAACCGATTAATCCAAGAGCGGACCAAGAGCGGACCGGAACCGGACCTTGAGACGTACGTCATAGGGTCCATGCCGGCCTCCGCGCCCACCGGGACACCCCTCCGCGCCCCTATTACGCCCCCTATGCCCGGAACGCCCCCGGATGCGTCTGTTCCCGTACGGACACGTACTGCTGCCGTACGGCCTGACCCACGGCCAGTTCCTCGCCGGGCTCCAGAATCTGGGCGACCGCACCCTGCCAGACAGGTGGCAGCTGGGGGTCGAGCGTGCCCTGCGAGACGCCCAGGGCCCAGGCCGCCTGACGGGCCGCGCCCAGCGCCGCGTAGTCCGCCGGCTGGGGGACGACGACCTGCGCGCCGAACAGCGCGGGCGCCGCGGCCTGCACGGCCGGCAGCTCGGCGGCCGCCCCGAGCAGGAACACCCGCCGTACGTCCACGCCGCGCCCGCGCAGCACGTCGAGCGCGTCCGCGAGCCCGCACAGCATGCCCTCGAAGGCGGCCCGGGCCAGGTGTTCGGGCCGCATCGACTCGCGCCGCAGTCCCGCGAGCGTCCCGGCGGTGTGCGGCAGGTTCGGGGTCCGCTCGCCCTCCAGGTACGGCAGCAGGACCAGCCCGTGGGAGCCCGGCGTGGACTTCATCGCCAGCTCGGACAGGCTCTCCAGGTCGGGCAGGCCGAGCAGTTCGACGGCGCCCCGCAGGGTCCGTACGGCGTTGAGGGTGGTGACCACCGGCAGATGCATGCCGGTCGCGTCCGCCAATGAGGTGATCATGCCGGAGGAGTCGACCAGCGCCTCGGGGTGTACGGCCATCACGGACCCGGAGGCGCCGAGGGACACGACCGCGTCCCCGAGCCCGATGCCGAGCCCGAAGGCCGCCGCCATGGTCTCTCCGGTGCCCGCGGAGATCAGCAGCCCCTCGGGTGTCGTCCCCGCCGCCTCGGACGGGCCCAGTACGTCGGGCAGCGTGGCCTGGTGGCCGAGCGCGAGCTCGACGAGATCCGGCCGATAGCCGCCGGTCGCCGCCGACCAGTAGCCGGTCCCGGAGGCCCCGCCCCGGTCGGTGGTCCGCCGCAGCGGCCGCCCGAGCAACTGCCACACCAGCCAGTCGTGCGCCTGCAGCAGCACGGCGGTGCGCAGCGCGGCGTCGGGCTCGGTCTTGTTCAGCCAGCGCAGCTTGGTCACCGGCTGGGCGGCCTGCGGTACGTGGCCCACGGCCTGCGCCCATGCCTCGCGCCCGCCGAGCGCGTCGACGAGATCGGCGGCGGCGACCTGTGCGCGCTTGTCACCGCCGACCATGGCCGGCCGCACCGTGTTGCCCTGCGTGTCCAGCGGTACGAGCGCGTTCTGCTGCGCGGAGACGCCGATGGCCTGCACGCCTTCGAGCAGCCCACCGCCGGCCGCCTCGCCCAGGGACAGCAGCCAGGCCTGCGGATCGACATCGGAAGGACGGCCGCCGCCCTCGGTGGTTTCCACCGGATGCGGGGCATATCCCTGCCTGAGCACGGCTCCCGTGTCCGTGTCGCAGACGACGATACGAGTGAAATCGGGCGAACTGTCCAACCCGGCGACTATCCCCATGGCGGAAATTCTGCCGTACGGCGGGGGATGGGCGCGCCGGGCCGGGCGGTAGCGACCGGCTCACGGGGTGCCCGACGGGCCGGGGCGCAGGTCGGACGGGGTGGCGCGTTCGCCGACCCCGTCAGGGATCCCTCGCCCTGCCTGCCGGGAGTCGTTCGGCTTTCGGCCGGTGGGGGCTGATCGGGTGGTTTCCCGCGCCTCTCGCGGGGCCCTACGTGTTGCTGGTGCCCCAGTCGTCCTCGCGGGTGCCGTTGGTGTTGCGTTCGCGCAGCGCGCGGACGCGGGCGGTGACCGAGTCGGGGACGTGGTCGCCCACCTTCTCGCCGACCGTGTGGAACGCCTTGCCCGCGATCTCGCGCCCCTGCTGGGCGGCGGTCTCGGCGGTGTTGCGCACCGCGGGGTTCTGCGCGACCTGGCGCGCGGACTTCTTCAGCTGCTCGTAGCGCTCGCGCCCGGCGCGCGTGCCGAGCACGTAACCCAGAGCCAGTCCGGCGACGAATGTGAGCCGGTAGCGCATGGCGGCCACCCTTCCCTTGCGTCGGCATCGGTGCGGGGGGAACCGATTGGCGGAGCACCCCCCTGCTTGCGCTAATGTATGTGTCGCAGCGAGCGCACGCCCCCTGGCGAATACCCGGGTAGGTGCGTTCGATGCAACGAGGCAATCCTCCGTAGCTCAATTGGCAGAGCAGCCGGCTGTTAACCGGCAGGTTACTGGTTCGAGTCCAGTCGGGGGAGCTCGATCTCCTGTAGCTCAATTGGCAGAGCAGCCGGCTGTTAACCGGCAGGTTACTGGTTCGAGTCCAGTCGGGAGAGCAACGGAAGAGGACCCCTCAGGGGTCCTTTTTCATGTCCGGCGGAACCGCGCAGGCCACGCCGAAGTCCTCATGGTCATGCGTTGCCGACCATCCGAAGCAGGAGATCGTATGAGCGGCTATGCTGCGGCAGACGGCGCGCACAAATGTGCGCGACGCGCCGTAAGGGGCGGTAGCTCAGCCGGTTAGAGCAGCGGACTCATAATCCGTCGGCCGTGGGTTCGAGTCCCACCCGCCCCACTCCGCGCTACGCGTGAAGAAACGATGCCGCCTGCGCACTCGCGGTTTGCCAGCAACAAGGTTGCGGCCCCCGGAGCTGATCCGGGGGCCGCTGTCGTGCGTTTCGCGTTCTTTGCACTCGTCCGGGGGAACGACCGGGGAATCGCTGTTCCCTGGTGTGACGTCAGTTCGAGTCAGGAGCGGCCCGATCGGGCCCGCGGGTGACTGGCGGGCCGGGAAGTGTCCCCGAGGGGCCAGTGCGGCCCGCGTCGCCTGCTGTGGGGCGCAAGGTCTTCCTGGCCCTTCGGCGGTGCCCTGCGACTGCTCACCGCCGACGCCACTGCTCACCGCCGACAGGGCGTGAGCTGTGGCAGGCCTGGTCAGGCGGGGCAGCCGGAGTCGGCGATCACGTAGTGACCGATGGCGGTCTCCTCGAGGGTGTGGGTGGTGAAGGTGTTGTACAGGCCCATGGACTGGTTGGAGCCGTTCGCGTAGGTGTAGCCGCCGCTCTGGTGGGCGCGGCCCGCGGCGACCTGGTTGTAGTTGTTCGCGGTGAAGCACTGTGGCTGAAAGCCGGTGGTGGTCGCCGTCACGGCCGTGCCGACGGCGCCGGCCTTGCCCGACGAGTCGACGGCGGCGACGGTGTAGCTGTATCCGGTGCCGGAGGCCAGTCCGTTGTCCGTGTATGAAGTGGAGGTCGTCGAGCCCGTCTTCGTACCGCCGCGGTAGATGTTGTACGAAGCGGCGCCGCTGACGGCGTTCCAGGAAAGTGACGCGCTGGTGTCCGTGGTGCCGGTCACCGCCAGCCCGGTGGGCGCGGGCAGGGCACCGGTGCCGCCGCCGGAGGTGCCGTCCAGGCCCCAGAACTTCGCCGTGTAGTAGCTGGAGCAGATGTAGTTGAGGTAGTACGTGCCGGTCGTGCCGCACTGGTCGGCCCCGGAGCCGGGGCTCACGGCGAGGCCATGTGCCATGCCGGAGACGGTGAAGGTCTCGACGGCAGGATCGCCGTCGGCATCGTTGTAGATGTCCTGGGTGGTGCCGCCGGTGAGCGTGGTGGTCGATGACGGGGTCTGGCTGATGCCTCGGACGTTCGTCCACTGGTCGCGGGACTCGGTGGCGTTGGCGGGGTTGACGGTCGAGTCGCCGGAACCCTGCCAGACGGCCACCCGCGGCCAGGGTCCGCTCCAGCCGCCCGATGCGCCGCGGACCAGGTCGCCCCACTGCTGCGGGGTCTTGCTGACCGGGTTGTACTCGCAGGTGAGGCCGCTGCTGAGATCGGTGGCGCAGCCCGCAGGGATGCCGGAGTCGATGGAGCCGCCCGCGAAGACATCGGGGTAGTCGGCGAGCATCACGGAGGTCATGGCGCCGCCGGCGGACAGCCCGGTCACGTACACGCGGCTGGGATCGCTGCCGTACCGCGTCTTGGCGTAGTCGACCATCTGCTTGATGGACAGGGCTTCGCCCTGGCCTCGGGTGTAGTCCTCGGACTGGTACCAGTTGAAGCACGCGTTGGCGTTGTTGGCGCTGGAGGTCTGCGGGAAGACCAGCGCGAAGCCGTACAGATCGGCGTACTTGGGCCAGCCGGAGTGGCTGTAGTAGTCGCTCGCGCTCTGGGTGCAGCCGTGCAGGGCCACGACCACCGGGGCGCCGGAGGGCAGGTTGTCGGGGACGTACGTGTACATCGACAGGCTGCCGGGGTTGGAGCCGAAGCCGGTCACCTGGGTGAGCGAGGCAGCCGACGCGCTCTGCGGCACGGTGAACAGGGCAAGCAGCAGGGCCGCTAGCGCGGCCCAGCAGGCTTTACGGGTGCGGTCACGAACCGACATGCGGTCCTCCCGTGGTGAGGGGTGGGTGGGCGGACCGCCGCGCCGGTGTCCCTCCGGAGCGGGCGGTCCGCTGCACCGTAGAACCGCAGCGACCGCCCGCCCACGGAAGCGGACCACACTTCTCGATCACCTCGGGTGTCGGCCGTCTCCACTGCGTACGGCGACGGCATCAACCTCAGTGCAAGGCGCAGGAGTTGACCAGGTCTCCCGAGGCGGACCTGGGCACGGTGCCGCTCGCCGGCGGCGCGGCCCGGTACTCGACCCAGTCGGTCAGAGCGCGGAAGGCCGAGCGATAGCAGGGCAGGATCGGCCGGAGCCGGTCCGGATAGGTGTCGTACAGGCCGTCCACGTGGGTGCCGCCCGCGATCGTGTAGTAGCGGTGCAAACGGCCACGGTGGCTGTCGGAGACCATGCGCGCGTACACGTCCGAGTCAGTGGCGATCGGCAGCAGTGCGTCGAGCGAGCCGTGCAGTGTGATCAAGGGTTTTCCGATCCTGCCGGTGAGCGAGATCCGCTCGACCGCCCGGTGCACGGAGCTCGGCCGCATCGCGTAGTCGTACGAAGC is a window of Streptomyces mirabilis DNA encoding:
- a CDS encoding YtxH domain-containing protein — protein: MRYRLTFVAGLALGYVLGTRAGRERYEQLKKSARQVAQNPAVRNTAETAAQQGREIAGKAFHTVGEKVGDHVPDSVTARVRALRERNTNGTREDDWGTSNT
- a CDS encoding FGGY family carbohydrate kinase is translated as MGIVAGLDSSPDFTRIVVCDTDTGAVLRQGYAPHPVETTEGGGRPSDVDPQAWLLSLGEAAGGGLLEGVQAIGVSAQQNALVPLDTQGNTVRPAMVGGDKRAQVAAADLVDALGGREAWAQAVGHVPQAAQPVTKLRWLNKTEPDAALRTAVLLQAHDWLVWQLLGRPLRRTTDRGGASGTGYWSAATGGYRPDLVELALGHQATLPDVLGPSEAAGTTPEGLLISAGTGETMAAAFGLGIGLGDAVVSLGASGSVMAVHPEALVDSSGMITSLADATGMHLPVVTTLNAVRTLRGAVELLGLPDLESLSELAMKSTPGSHGLVLLPYLEGERTPNLPHTAGTLAGLRRESMRPEHLARAAFEGMLCGLADALDVLRGRGVDVRRVFLLGAAAELPAVQAAAPALFGAQVVVPQPADYAALGAARQAAWALGVSQGTLDPQLPPVWQGAVAQILEPGEELAVGQAVRQQYVSVREQTHPGAFRA
- a CDS encoding ABC transporter ATP-binding protein; this translates as MLIRLLRTYLSPYKKPIALLVLLQFLQTCATLYLPTLNAHIIDNGVVKGDTGYILSFGALMIGISLVQVVCNIGAVYYGARTASSVGRDIRAAVFDRVQSFSAREVGHFGAPSLITRTTNDVQQVQMLTLMTFTLLVSAPIMCVGGIVLALGLDVPLSAVLVAVVPVLGIGVTLIVRRLRPLFRTMQVRLDTVNRVLREQITGNRVIRAFVRDDYEKDRFESANAQLTEVSLGTGRMLALMFPMVMTVVNLSSIAVVWFGAHRIASGGMQIGDLTAFLAYLMQIVMSVMMATFMFMMVPRAEVCAERIEEVLDTSSSVVPPSAPVVELRRHGHLEIRGAGFRYPGAEEPVLKSIDLVARPGETTAVIGSTGSGKSTLLGLVPRLFDATDGEVLVDGVDVATVEPKLLARTVGLVPQKPYLFAGTVATNLRYGNPDATDEELWHALEVAQAKGFVERLENGLDSPIAQGGTNVSGGQRQRLAIARTLVQSPEIYLFDDSFSALDYATDAALRAALSQETAEATVVIVAQRVSTIRDADRIVVLDEGRVVGTGRHHELMADNETYREIVLSQLTEAEAA
- a CDS encoding alpha/beta hydrolase family esterase; translation: MSVRDRTRKACWAALAALLLALFTVPQSASAASLTQVTGFGSNPGSLSMYTYVPDNLPSGAPVVVALHGCTQSASDYYSHSGWPKYADLYGFALVFPQTSSANNANACFNWYQSEDYTRGQGEALSIKQMVDYAKTRYGSDPSRVYVTGLSAGGAMTSVMLADYPDVFAGGSIDSGIPAGCATDLSSGLTCEYNPVSKTPQQWGDLVRGASGGWSGPWPRVAVWQGSGDSTVNPANATESRDQWTNVRGISQTPSSTTTLTGGTTQDIYNDADGDPAVETFTVSGMAHGLAVSPGSGADQCGTTGTYYLNYICSSYYTAKFWGLDGTSGGGTGALPAPTGLAVTGTTDTSASLSWNAVSGAASYNIYRGGTKTGSTTSTSYTDNGLASGTGYSYTVAAVDSSGKAGAVGTAVTATTTGFQPQCFTANNYNQVAAGRAHQSGGYTYANGSNQSMGLYNTFTTHTLEETAIGHYVIADSGCPA
- a CDS encoding ABC transporter ATP-binding protein, encoding MAGPMGRMMAGGGPDQRSMDFKVSGRRLLAQFKPERVTMYGMLVAVVLSVGLSVVGPKILGKATDLVFAGIIGRQMPAGATKAEVLASMRKRGEGGMADMLAGTDFTPGKGIDFSAVGNVLLLALCTFLLAGLLMAVATRLVNRAVNKTVYHMREDLQAKLSRLPLSYFDKRQRGEVLSRATNDIDNIQQTLQQSMGQLVNSLLTIIGVLAMMFWVSWLLALVALVTVPLSFFVATRIGKRSQPHFVQQWRTTGKLNAHIEEMYTGHTLVKVFGRQEESAAQFAEQNEKLYEAGFKAQFNSGVMQPLMMFVSNLNYVLVAVVGGLRVASGSLSIGDVQAFIQYSRQFSMPLTQVASMANLVQSGVASAERIFELLDAEEQEADPVPAARPDELRGRVALEHVSFRYDPEKPLIEDLSLKVEPGHTVAIVGPTGAGKTTLVNLLMRFYDVTGGRITLDGVDIASMSRDELRAGIGMVLQDTWLFGGTIAENIAYGASREVTRGEIEEAARAAHADRFIRTLPDGYDTVIDDEGTGVSAGEKQLITIARAFLSDPVILVLDEATSSVDTRTEVLIQKAMAKLAHGRTSFVIAHRLSTIRDADTILVMENGSIVEQGAHAELLAADGAYARLYKAQFAQAVAEVD